The following are encoded together in the Oreochromis niloticus isolate F11D_XX linkage group LG12, O_niloticus_UMD_NMBU, whole genome shotgun sequence genome:
- the LOC100700280 gene encoding transducin-like enhancer protein 1 isoform X3 — MFPQGRHPAPGQPFKFTIPESLDRIKEEFQFLQAQYHSLKLECEKLASEKTEMQRHYVMYYEMSYGLNIEMHKQTEIAKRLNTICAQVIPFLSQEHQQQVVQAVERAKQVTMAELNAVIGVRGLPGLPPTQQHLSHNHGGAPVPLTPHPAGLHPSQLGGSASLLALSGALGAVPPHLAGKESGEKKPHLSGQDSHPAGPEHLREREPSTSNSLLPESLRNSDKRRNGPDFSNDTKKRKVDDKDSSHYDSDAEKSDDNLVVDVSNEDPASPRGTPLPSPRENGLDKARLLKKDPCSPASTASSASSSSLKSKEMAMRDKAGTPGLKSSTPTPRGDSTPGPSSTPGIRPNLSKPPSMEIPHPPTAGLRTPLAVPGPYPGAFGMLPHTAGMNGELAGAAGAAAYAAGLHNMSPQMSAAAAAAVAAYGRSPMVGFDPHPHMRVPGMPPSLTGIPGGKPAYSFHVAADGQMQPVPFPPDALVGPGIPRHARQINTLNHGEVVCAVTISNPTRHVYTGGKGCVKVWDISHPGNKSPVSQLDCLNRDNYIRSCRLLPDGRTLIVGGEASTLSIWDLATPTPRIKAELTSSAPACYALAISPDSKVCFSCCSDGNIAVWDLHNQTLVRQFQGHTDGASCIDISNDGTKLWTGGLDNTVRSWDLREGRQLQQHDFTSQIFSLGYCPTGEWLAVGMESSNVEVLHVTKPDKYQLHLHESCVLSLQFAYCGKWFVSTGKDNLLNAWRTPYGASIFQSKESSSVLSCDISVDDKYIVTGSGDKKATVYEVIY, encoded by the exons ATGTTTCCCCAGGGGCGACACCCG GCTCCAGGCCAGCCCTTCAAGTTCACCATCCCAGAGTCACTGGACCGCATCAAGGAGGAGTTTCAGTTTCTTCAGGCACAGTACCACAG tctcaAACTGGAGTGTGAGAAGCTGGCCAGTGAAAAAACAGAGATGCAGAGGCACTACGTCATG TACTATGAGATGTCGTATGGCCTCAACATTGAAATGCACAAACAG ACTGAGATTGCCAAGAGACTAAACACCATCTGTGCACAAGTCATTCCCTTCCTCTCACAGGAG catcagcagcaggtgGTTCAGGCTGTGGAGCGAGCCAAACAGGTGACCATGGCAGAGCTCAATGCTGTCATCGGGGTACGTGGACTGCCAGGTCTTCCACCTACA CAGCAGCACTTGTCCCATAACCATGGTGGTGCTCCTGTGCCCCTCACTCCTCACCCTGCTGGCCTCCATCCTTCTCAGCTGGGTGGTTCAGCTAGTCTTCTGGCTCTGTCAGGAGCACTCGGAGCTGTTCCTCCTCATCTGGCAGGAAAAGAGAGTGGTGAGAAAAAACCTCACTTGTCCGGACAAGACTCTCACCCCGCAGGACCCGAACACCTGAGAG AGCGAGAGCCCAGCACA AGTAACTCATTGCTGCCAGAAAGTCTTAGGAATTCAGATAAGCGACGCAACGGACCTGACTTCTCAAATGACACCAAAAAGCGAAAGGTGGATGACAAGGACTCAAGTCACTAT GATAGCGACGCAGAGAAAAGTGATGACAATTTGGTGGTGGATGTCTCAAATGAG GATCCAGCCTCCCCTCGTGGCACACCTCTTCCTTCTCCTAGAGAAAATGGTTTGGATAAAGCACGTCTTCTCAAGAAAGACCCCTGTAGTCCAGCCTCTACTGCATCAtcagccagctcctcctccctAAAGTCTAAAGAGATGGCAATG CGAGATAAGGCAGGTACACCTGGGCTGAAGTCAAGCACACCCACGCCTAGAGGTGACTCCACCCCCGGGCCCAGCTCCACACCTGGAATCCGACCAAATCTTTCAAAACCCCCCTCAATGGAGATACCACATCCACCTA CTGCAGGTTTGCGAACTCCCCTGGCTGTACCAGGTCCATATCCAGGTGCATTTGGCATGTTGCCCCACACAGCAGGAATGAACGGGGAGCTAGCTGGTGCAGCTGGAGCTGCAGCCTATGCTGCTGGACTGCACAACATGTCACCTCAGATGAGTGCTGCAGCGGCAGCTGCAGTGGCCGCATACGGGCGGTCACCAATG GTTGGTTTTGATCCTCATCCTCACATGCGAGTTCCTGGAATGCCTCCTAGTCTGACAGGAATCCCTGGTGGCAAACC TGCCTATTCATTTCATGTCGCGGCCGACGGACAGATGCAGCCAGTTCCATTTCCTCCAGATGCTTTGGTGGGGCCTGGGATCCCTCGCCATGCCCGTCAGATCAACACACTGAACCACGGAGAGGTGGTGTGTGCTGTTACCATCAGTAACCCCACCCGACATGTGTACACAGGAGGAAAGGGCTGTGTCAAGGTGTGGGACATTAGTCACCCAGGAAACAAGAGCCCTGTGTCCCAGCTAGACTGTCTG AACCGAGACAACTACATCCGGTCTTGCCGTCTTCTCCCTGATGGTCGGACGCTTATTGTGGGAGGCGAGGCAAGCACGTTGTCAATCTGGGATTTGGCCACGCCTACTCCCAGGATTAAAGCAGAGTTAACATCATCAGCACCAGCATGCTACGCTCTGGCAATTAGCCCGGACTCCAAAGTTTGCTTTTCTTGCTGCAGCGATGGAAACATCGCAGTCTGGGACTTGCACAACCAGACACTCGTTAG GCAGTTCCAGGGCCACACAGATGGAGCCAGCTGTATCGACATCTCCAACGATGGCACCAAGCTGTGGACCGGAGGCTTGGATAACACTGTCCGCTCCTGGGATCTGAGGGAGGGAcggcagctgcagcagcatgaCTTTACATCACAG ATCTTCTCGCTCGGCTACTGTCCGACAGGAGAATGGCTCGCTGTTGGAATGGAGAGCAGCAACGTTGAGGTCCTTCATGTAACCAAACCGGATAAATACCAGCTTCATCTACATGAGAGCTGTGTGCTCTCCCTGCAGTTTGCCTACTGTG GCAAATGGTTTGTGAGCACAGGAAAGGACAACTTACTGAATGCATGGAGGACACCTTATGGGGCGAGCATATTCCAG TCTAAAGAATCGTCCTCGGTACTAAGCTGTGACATATCTGTGGATGACAAGTACATTGTTACTGGTTCAGGGGACAAGAAGGCCACTGTTTATGAGGTCATCTACTAA
- the LOC100700280 gene encoding transducin-like enhancer protein 1 isoform X5, with product MFPQGRHPTPHQAPGQPFKFTIPESLDRIKEEFQFLQAQYHSLKLECEKLASEKTEMQRHYVMYYEMSYGLNIEMHKQTEIAKRLNTICAQVIPFLSQEHQQQVVQAVERAKQVTMAELNAVIGQHLSHNHGGAPVPLTPHPAGLHPSQLGGSASLLALSGALGAVPPHLAGKESGEKKPHLSGQDSHPAGPEHLREREPSTSNSLLPESLRNSDKRRNGPDFSNDTKKRKVDDKDSSHYDSDAEKSDDNLVVDVSNEDPASPRGTPLPSPRENGLDKARLLKKDPCSPASTASSASSSSLKSKEMAMRDKAGTPGLKSSTPTPRGDSTPGPSSTPGIRPNLSKPPSMEIPHPPTAGLRTPLAVPGPYPGAFGMLPHTAGMNGELAGAAGAAAYAAGLHNMSPQMSAAAAAAVAAYGRSPMVGFDPHPHMRVPGMPPSLTGIPGGKPAYSFHVAADGQMQPVPFPPDALVGPGIPRHARQINTLNHGEVVCAVTISNPTRHVYTGGKGCVKVWDISHPGNKSPVSQLDCLNRDNYIRSCRLLPDGRTLIVGGEASTLSIWDLATPTPRIKAELTSSAPACYALAISPDSKVCFSCCSDGNIAVWDLHNQTLVRQFQGHTDGASCIDISNDGTKLWTGGLDNTVRSWDLREGRQLQQHDFTSQIFSLGYCPTGEWLAVGMESSNVEVLHVTKPDKYQLHLHESCVLSLQFAYCGKWFVSTGKDNLLNAWRTPYGASIFQSKESSSVLSCDISVDDKYIVTGSGDKKATVYEVIY from the exons ATGTTTCCCCAGGGGCGACACCCG ACGCCCCACCAGGCTCCAGGCCAGCCCTTCAAGTTCACCATCCCAGAGTCACTGGACCGCATCAAGGAGGAGTTTCAGTTTCTTCAGGCACAGTACCACAG tctcaAACTGGAGTGTGAGAAGCTGGCCAGTGAAAAAACAGAGATGCAGAGGCACTACGTCATG TACTATGAGATGTCGTATGGCCTCAACATTGAAATGCACAAACAG ACTGAGATTGCCAAGAGACTAAACACCATCTGTGCACAAGTCATTCCCTTCCTCTCACAGGAG catcagcagcaggtgGTTCAGGCTGTGGAGCGAGCCAAACAGGTGACCATGGCAGAGCTCAATGCTGTCATCGGG CAGCACTTGTCCCATAACCATGGTGGTGCTCCTGTGCCCCTCACTCCTCACCCTGCTGGCCTCCATCCTTCTCAGCTGGGTGGTTCAGCTAGTCTTCTGGCTCTGTCAGGAGCACTCGGAGCTGTTCCTCCTCATCTGGCAGGAAAAGAGAGTGGTGAGAAAAAACCTCACTTGTCCGGACAAGACTCTCACCCCGCAGGACCCGAACACCTGAGAG AGCGAGAGCCCAGCACA AGTAACTCATTGCTGCCAGAAAGTCTTAGGAATTCAGATAAGCGACGCAACGGACCTGACTTCTCAAATGACACCAAAAAGCGAAAGGTGGATGACAAGGACTCAAGTCACTAT GATAGCGACGCAGAGAAAAGTGATGACAATTTGGTGGTGGATGTCTCAAATGAG GATCCAGCCTCCCCTCGTGGCACACCTCTTCCTTCTCCTAGAGAAAATGGTTTGGATAAAGCACGTCTTCTCAAGAAAGACCCCTGTAGTCCAGCCTCTACTGCATCAtcagccagctcctcctccctAAAGTCTAAAGAGATGGCAATG CGAGATAAGGCAGGTACACCTGGGCTGAAGTCAAGCACACCCACGCCTAGAGGTGACTCCACCCCCGGGCCCAGCTCCACACCTGGAATCCGACCAAATCTTTCAAAACCCCCCTCAATGGAGATACCACATCCACCTA CTGCAGGTTTGCGAACTCCCCTGGCTGTACCAGGTCCATATCCAGGTGCATTTGGCATGTTGCCCCACACAGCAGGAATGAACGGGGAGCTAGCTGGTGCAGCTGGAGCTGCAGCCTATGCTGCTGGACTGCACAACATGTCACCTCAGATGAGTGCTGCAGCGGCAGCTGCAGTGGCCGCATACGGGCGGTCACCAATG GTTGGTTTTGATCCTCATCCTCACATGCGAGTTCCTGGAATGCCTCCTAGTCTGACAGGAATCCCTGGTGGCAAACC TGCCTATTCATTTCATGTCGCGGCCGACGGACAGATGCAGCCAGTTCCATTTCCTCCAGATGCTTTGGTGGGGCCTGGGATCCCTCGCCATGCCCGTCAGATCAACACACTGAACCACGGAGAGGTGGTGTGTGCTGTTACCATCAGTAACCCCACCCGACATGTGTACACAGGAGGAAAGGGCTGTGTCAAGGTGTGGGACATTAGTCACCCAGGAAACAAGAGCCCTGTGTCCCAGCTAGACTGTCTG AACCGAGACAACTACATCCGGTCTTGCCGTCTTCTCCCTGATGGTCGGACGCTTATTGTGGGAGGCGAGGCAAGCACGTTGTCAATCTGGGATTTGGCCACGCCTACTCCCAGGATTAAAGCAGAGTTAACATCATCAGCACCAGCATGCTACGCTCTGGCAATTAGCCCGGACTCCAAAGTTTGCTTTTCTTGCTGCAGCGATGGAAACATCGCAGTCTGGGACTTGCACAACCAGACACTCGTTAG GCAGTTCCAGGGCCACACAGATGGAGCCAGCTGTATCGACATCTCCAACGATGGCACCAAGCTGTGGACCGGAGGCTTGGATAACACTGTCCGCTCCTGGGATCTGAGGGAGGGAcggcagctgcagcagcatgaCTTTACATCACAG ATCTTCTCGCTCGGCTACTGTCCGACAGGAGAATGGCTCGCTGTTGGAATGGAGAGCAGCAACGTTGAGGTCCTTCATGTAACCAAACCGGATAAATACCAGCTTCATCTACATGAGAGCTGTGTGCTCTCCCTGCAGTTTGCCTACTGTG GCAAATGGTTTGTGAGCACAGGAAAGGACAACTTACTGAATGCATGGAGGACACCTTATGGGGCGAGCATATTCCAG TCTAAAGAATCGTCCTCGGTACTAAGCTGTGACATATCTGTGGATGACAAGTACATTGTTACTGGTTCAGGGGACAAGAAGGCCACTGTTTATGAGGTCATCTACTAA
- the LOC100700280 gene encoding transducin-like enhancer protein 1 isoform X4, protein MFPQGRHPTPHQAPGQPFKFTIPESLDRIKEEFQFLQAQYHSLKLECEKLASEKTEMQRHYVMYYEMSYGLNIEMHKQTEIAKRLNTICAQVIPFLSQEHQQQVVQAVERAKQVTMAELNAVIGQQHLSHNHGGAPVPLTPHPAGLHPSQLGGSASLLALSGALGAVPPHLAGKESGEKKPHLSGQDSHPAGPEHLREREPSTSNSLLPESLRNSDKRRNGPDFSNDTKKRKVDDKDSSHYDSDAEKSDDNLVVDVSNEDPASPRGTPLPSPRENGLDKARLLKKDPCSPASTASSASSSSLKSKEMAMRDKAGTPGLKSSTPTPRGDSTPGPSSTPGIRPNLSKPPSMEIPHPPTAGLRTPLAVPGPYPGAFGMLPHTAGMNGELAGAAGAAAYAAGLHNMSPQMSAAAAAAVAAYGRSPMVGFDPHPHMRVPGMPPSLTGIPGGKPAYSFHVAADGQMQPVPFPPDALVGPGIPRHARQINTLNHGEVVCAVTISNPTRHVYTGGKGCVKVWDISHPGNKSPVSQLDCLNRDNYIRSCRLLPDGRTLIVGGEASTLSIWDLATPTPRIKAELTSSAPACYALAISPDSKVCFSCCSDGNIAVWDLHNQTLVRQFQGHTDGASCIDISNDGTKLWTGGLDNTVRSWDLREGRQLQQHDFTSQIFSLGYCPTGEWLAVGMESSNVEVLHVTKPDKYQLHLHESCVLSLQFAYCGKWFVSTGKDNLLNAWRTPYGASIFQSKESSSVLSCDISVDDKYIVTGSGDKKATVYEVIY, encoded by the exons ATGTTTCCCCAGGGGCGACACCCG ACGCCCCACCAGGCTCCAGGCCAGCCCTTCAAGTTCACCATCCCAGAGTCACTGGACCGCATCAAGGAGGAGTTTCAGTTTCTTCAGGCACAGTACCACAG tctcaAACTGGAGTGTGAGAAGCTGGCCAGTGAAAAAACAGAGATGCAGAGGCACTACGTCATG TACTATGAGATGTCGTATGGCCTCAACATTGAAATGCACAAACAG ACTGAGATTGCCAAGAGACTAAACACCATCTGTGCACAAGTCATTCCCTTCCTCTCACAGGAG catcagcagcaggtgGTTCAGGCTGTGGAGCGAGCCAAACAGGTGACCATGGCAGAGCTCAATGCTGTCATCGGG CAGCAGCACTTGTCCCATAACCATGGTGGTGCTCCTGTGCCCCTCACTCCTCACCCTGCTGGCCTCCATCCTTCTCAGCTGGGTGGTTCAGCTAGTCTTCTGGCTCTGTCAGGAGCACTCGGAGCTGTTCCTCCTCATCTGGCAGGAAAAGAGAGTGGTGAGAAAAAACCTCACTTGTCCGGACAAGACTCTCACCCCGCAGGACCCGAACACCTGAGAG AGCGAGAGCCCAGCACA AGTAACTCATTGCTGCCAGAAAGTCTTAGGAATTCAGATAAGCGACGCAACGGACCTGACTTCTCAAATGACACCAAAAAGCGAAAGGTGGATGACAAGGACTCAAGTCACTAT GATAGCGACGCAGAGAAAAGTGATGACAATTTGGTGGTGGATGTCTCAAATGAG GATCCAGCCTCCCCTCGTGGCACACCTCTTCCTTCTCCTAGAGAAAATGGTTTGGATAAAGCACGTCTTCTCAAGAAAGACCCCTGTAGTCCAGCCTCTACTGCATCAtcagccagctcctcctccctAAAGTCTAAAGAGATGGCAATG CGAGATAAGGCAGGTACACCTGGGCTGAAGTCAAGCACACCCACGCCTAGAGGTGACTCCACCCCCGGGCCCAGCTCCACACCTGGAATCCGACCAAATCTTTCAAAACCCCCCTCAATGGAGATACCACATCCACCTA CTGCAGGTTTGCGAACTCCCCTGGCTGTACCAGGTCCATATCCAGGTGCATTTGGCATGTTGCCCCACACAGCAGGAATGAACGGGGAGCTAGCTGGTGCAGCTGGAGCTGCAGCCTATGCTGCTGGACTGCACAACATGTCACCTCAGATGAGTGCTGCAGCGGCAGCTGCAGTGGCCGCATACGGGCGGTCACCAATG GTTGGTTTTGATCCTCATCCTCACATGCGAGTTCCTGGAATGCCTCCTAGTCTGACAGGAATCCCTGGTGGCAAACC TGCCTATTCATTTCATGTCGCGGCCGACGGACAGATGCAGCCAGTTCCATTTCCTCCAGATGCTTTGGTGGGGCCTGGGATCCCTCGCCATGCCCGTCAGATCAACACACTGAACCACGGAGAGGTGGTGTGTGCTGTTACCATCAGTAACCCCACCCGACATGTGTACACAGGAGGAAAGGGCTGTGTCAAGGTGTGGGACATTAGTCACCCAGGAAACAAGAGCCCTGTGTCCCAGCTAGACTGTCTG AACCGAGACAACTACATCCGGTCTTGCCGTCTTCTCCCTGATGGTCGGACGCTTATTGTGGGAGGCGAGGCAAGCACGTTGTCAATCTGGGATTTGGCCACGCCTACTCCCAGGATTAAAGCAGAGTTAACATCATCAGCACCAGCATGCTACGCTCTGGCAATTAGCCCGGACTCCAAAGTTTGCTTTTCTTGCTGCAGCGATGGAAACATCGCAGTCTGGGACTTGCACAACCAGACACTCGTTAG GCAGTTCCAGGGCCACACAGATGGAGCCAGCTGTATCGACATCTCCAACGATGGCACCAAGCTGTGGACCGGAGGCTTGGATAACACTGTCCGCTCCTGGGATCTGAGGGAGGGAcggcagctgcagcagcatgaCTTTACATCACAG ATCTTCTCGCTCGGCTACTGTCCGACAGGAGAATGGCTCGCTGTTGGAATGGAGAGCAGCAACGTTGAGGTCCTTCATGTAACCAAACCGGATAAATACCAGCTTCATCTACATGAGAGCTGTGTGCTCTCCCTGCAGTTTGCCTACTGTG GCAAATGGTTTGTGAGCACAGGAAAGGACAACTTACTGAATGCATGGAGGACACCTTATGGGGCGAGCATATTCCAG TCTAAAGAATCGTCCTCGGTACTAAGCTGTGACATATCTGTGGATGACAAGTACATTGTTACTGGTTCAGGGGACAAGAAGGCCACTGTTTATGAGGTCATCTACTAA
- the LOC100700280 gene encoding transducin-like enhancer protein 1 isoform X2, which translates to MFPQGRHPTPHQAPGQPFKFTIPESLDRIKEEFQFLQAQYHSLKLECEKLASEKTEMQRHYVMYYEMSYGLNIEMHKQTEIAKRLNTICAQVIPFLSQEHQQQVVQAVERAKQVTMAELNAVIGVRGLPGLPPTQHLSHNHGGAPVPLTPHPAGLHPSQLGGSASLLALSGALGAVPPHLAGKESGEKKPHLSGQDSHPAGPEHLREREPSTSNSLLPESLRNSDKRRNGPDFSNDTKKRKVDDKDSSHYDSDAEKSDDNLVVDVSNEDPASPRGTPLPSPRENGLDKARLLKKDPCSPASTASSASSSSLKSKEMAMRDKAGTPGLKSSTPTPRGDSTPGPSSTPGIRPNLSKPPSMEIPHPPTAGLRTPLAVPGPYPGAFGMLPHTAGMNGELAGAAGAAAYAAGLHNMSPQMSAAAAAAVAAYGRSPMVGFDPHPHMRVPGMPPSLTGIPGGKPAYSFHVAADGQMQPVPFPPDALVGPGIPRHARQINTLNHGEVVCAVTISNPTRHVYTGGKGCVKVWDISHPGNKSPVSQLDCLNRDNYIRSCRLLPDGRTLIVGGEASTLSIWDLATPTPRIKAELTSSAPACYALAISPDSKVCFSCCSDGNIAVWDLHNQTLVRQFQGHTDGASCIDISNDGTKLWTGGLDNTVRSWDLREGRQLQQHDFTSQIFSLGYCPTGEWLAVGMESSNVEVLHVTKPDKYQLHLHESCVLSLQFAYCGKWFVSTGKDNLLNAWRTPYGASIFQSKESSSVLSCDISVDDKYIVTGSGDKKATVYEVIY; encoded by the exons ATGTTTCCCCAGGGGCGACACCCG ACGCCCCACCAGGCTCCAGGCCAGCCCTTCAAGTTCACCATCCCAGAGTCACTGGACCGCATCAAGGAGGAGTTTCAGTTTCTTCAGGCACAGTACCACAG tctcaAACTGGAGTGTGAGAAGCTGGCCAGTGAAAAAACAGAGATGCAGAGGCACTACGTCATG TACTATGAGATGTCGTATGGCCTCAACATTGAAATGCACAAACAG ACTGAGATTGCCAAGAGACTAAACACCATCTGTGCACAAGTCATTCCCTTCCTCTCACAGGAG catcagcagcaggtgGTTCAGGCTGTGGAGCGAGCCAAACAGGTGACCATGGCAGAGCTCAATGCTGTCATCGGGGTACGTGGACTGCCAGGTCTTCCACCTACA CAGCACTTGTCCCATAACCATGGTGGTGCTCCTGTGCCCCTCACTCCTCACCCTGCTGGCCTCCATCCTTCTCAGCTGGGTGGTTCAGCTAGTCTTCTGGCTCTGTCAGGAGCACTCGGAGCTGTTCCTCCTCATCTGGCAGGAAAAGAGAGTGGTGAGAAAAAACCTCACTTGTCCGGACAAGACTCTCACCCCGCAGGACCCGAACACCTGAGAG AGCGAGAGCCCAGCACA AGTAACTCATTGCTGCCAGAAAGTCTTAGGAATTCAGATAAGCGACGCAACGGACCTGACTTCTCAAATGACACCAAAAAGCGAAAGGTGGATGACAAGGACTCAAGTCACTAT GATAGCGACGCAGAGAAAAGTGATGACAATTTGGTGGTGGATGTCTCAAATGAG GATCCAGCCTCCCCTCGTGGCACACCTCTTCCTTCTCCTAGAGAAAATGGTTTGGATAAAGCACGTCTTCTCAAGAAAGACCCCTGTAGTCCAGCCTCTACTGCATCAtcagccagctcctcctccctAAAGTCTAAAGAGATGGCAATG CGAGATAAGGCAGGTACACCTGGGCTGAAGTCAAGCACACCCACGCCTAGAGGTGACTCCACCCCCGGGCCCAGCTCCACACCTGGAATCCGACCAAATCTTTCAAAACCCCCCTCAATGGAGATACCACATCCACCTA CTGCAGGTTTGCGAACTCCCCTGGCTGTACCAGGTCCATATCCAGGTGCATTTGGCATGTTGCCCCACACAGCAGGAATGAACGGGGAGCTAGCTGGTGCAGCTGGAGCTGCAGCCTATGCTGCTGGACTGCACAACATGTCACCTCAGATGAGTGCTGCAGCGGCAGCTGCAGTGGCCGCATACGGGCGGTCACCAATG GTTGGTTTTGATCCTCATCCTCACATGCGAGTTCCTGGAATGCCTCCTAGTCTGACAGGAATCCCTGGTGGCAAACC TGCCTATTCATTTCATGTCGCGGCCGACGGACAGATGCAGCCAGTTCCATTTCCTCCAGATGCTTTGGTGGGGCCTGGGATCCCTCGCCATGCCCGTCAGATCAACACACTGAACCACGGAGAGGTGGTGTGTGCTGTTACCATCAGTAACCCCACCCGACATGTGTACACAGGAGGAAAGGGCTGTGTCAAGGTGTGGGACATTAGTCACCCAGGAAACAAGAGCCCTGTGTCCCAGCTAGACTGTCTG AACCGAGACAACTACATCCGGTCTTGCCGTCTTCTCCCTGATGGTCGGACGCTTATTGTGGGAGGCGAGGCAAGCACGTTGTCAATCTGGGATTTGGCCACGCCTACTCCCAGGATTAAAGCAGAGTTAACATCATCAGCACCAGCATGCTACGCTCTGGCAATTAGCCCGGACTCCAAAGTTTGCTTTTCTTGCTGCAGCGATGGAAACATCGCAGTCTGGGACTTGCACAACCAGACACTCGTTAG GCAGTTCCAGGGCCACACAGATGGAGCCAGCTGTATCGACATCTCCAACGATGGCACCAAGCTGTGGACCGGAGGCTTGGATAACACTGTCCGCTCCTGGGATCTGAGGGAGGGAcggcagctgcagcagcatgaCTTTACATCACAG ATCTTCTCGCTCGGCTACTGTCCGACAGGAGAATGGCTCGCTGTTGGAATGGAGAGCAGCAACGTTGAGGTCCTTCATGTAACCAAACCGGATAAATACCAGCTTCATCTACATGAGAGCTGTGTGCTCTCCCTGCAGTTTGCCTACTGTG GCAAATGGTTTGTGAGCACAGGAAAGGACAACTTACTGAATGCATGGAGGACACCTTATGGGGCGAGCATATTCCAG TCTAAAGAATCGTCCTCGGTACTAAGCTGTGACATATCTGTGGATGACAAGTACATTGTTACTGGTTCAGGGGACAAGAAGGCCACTGTTTATGAGGTCATCTACTAA